The Etheostoma spectabile isolate EspeVRDwgs_2016 chromosome 1, UIUC_Espe_1.0, whole genome shotgun sequence genome has a segment encoding these proteins:
- the LOC116692824 gene encoding stereocilin — MKMAEKGPGMATLTFTSIIVCAVLLAQGSPGKTRGGKQDQRDAILKEIISKWSTGSGWKPQKAPPETNQGQSEYPWVRNIMGSLKTLGLFPSKNLPSLNKPIDRHRLSGFLYNISLYLQEMGAELEEEPAEPDQEQLWEKVLHYFLQSEGSAALNQWNGRVPPRPSVRVQDWFLSLRGSPHWDGLLGLMQSLISVSERQPHRPLITFLTQNWRTVSAVFEATLQALLSGTYGQASAGLQGFICALKGRGDCAFSVSWLQQLLRFLETRNWKPVVSLHPAGEGAEHRSVFGRLRPFSLPPEAMRQDGLSRNKSLEDLMATEDDLDSMQSFLLQALSRSGGGERGGQFAQKNLALVQSLDGLRRGLLHRVGSSVYGNLRKKVSQVTMALLDDVSSLVDVPQPKARGRCSVGDLRQLILWGIRHNVTWNTQALGVSSHGLPSSLPFLSCPSTEADELRSRLSPAHSSPKTGPSSQTISKQKRLHDLSSTPHRSRLNPPLTARTTESNKQQREMEYYTSIEILEAACNESIPGLTGVSNFTVFLYCKLFEGENGSVNPAKAQMGLDLHATCSDAAWYLSAAEEDFLWVHVCSEYFAHEFNNTVCANSSFWLQRAHQAALTKDYHFFNLTSIDDLCVQLTGEATESPVLDEDCLAQLGSRLLSAQAFRHCFLPNNSVLISALCGSGSFDSHQSLPEGSWAAAYCSKIHNFSHVDTIEETCQYRVWAVHHFTNSTLLELCGQTHGFREYICLNATLYNQLLTSVPQFADFCADLQEELEGRKCLLQRFFDMLPAPYEFDTSRLCVDPAPMLVEALHKISVCEVEGGEREGFLVALGYVLRVLDFMVGLSSGLDEGEREARQGLGQAILLSSLLDNTSWAALQPEASMSVLHTVGVFLRREQNATLKEDLLSCFSPVLWDLIQRDDNSSALRFLLQEYLQMPRDSIRTLVMSAEKDDVKRFLSHMHQSWDQLQVETGQASQKELQAMETMTAAFIHKFPRVTPELFVDLSQFIPYMSVSDIMSFPASLIVNDSVLTAIREHSSGMKSLQKKAFVKRLLQSSVVGDVPTWPPYFLSSILPLLPYLPVSHFQQLTSQQLTPLVELLGNTSLDVVRGRHVLRTLFSNKILPGDNISRLGVLACYLDPVDLGLFLKDSAVSSTLWQQLAQCMSKGFISTSGRLSTWLIPAIETLNISSMAPAELSALSGLLPQLEASFLLSLPSQQLLEVLSQPGLHRFSPAQAFQMLSNISKDTNLTMDKLCRLKPLLSGLFPAVLKDLQWAEISGAAHCQCWRALLTELKPGHRAMLYNAMQEALHRDLQSITQQVNCLLPFVPLRKLIETLNEETILNDVSLYRDIRWSPQQAQLLFKRIHKFKNITSKSVRDLGHIASGMSCDFLRLWSNDTDFAELLQFVSELPGGMRPALRKCIIDELRKQPELNLSALSSGFAATLPVTMIEDLSNASFRAILDHIQAHFADFLRMPHYKQTNLAEKAVTELGSSQAEGKIDGTTLDFLGPLLPFLDRDSLALVDRGALALRLEEMRSFCLPKEAVRDISALLTQKDLLGEPSKWRVGDVELLDRLVFSLSTKQINSIPLTVLNKDTVEQVLVGQSHWEDSVVGGVCVTHCMDQHHQRQRTQSLIRGIVKARSRRAKVPVPSCADIRGTFPSAWTSTQLSRMSQEDLKQCVEIFAQDTSMNPEQRRALWGKLRQSFSPVRELRADQVLALGPVVTEMGERELHDASPTDLGVLAHLGTLTDWSPKKMRAVILSTMRKRKLRVEQLTTVDLATCGHLICGLYPSEIKRLNPYNLSMAVLFLREMSLPCTEQQMEALTSRLSRPEAFGPVSAWGPEVFTEIGTFAVGLEDMVLSALVQEQMEGITPEAIALMSPKKMAVVFSAVQMSWLSAEQAWAVTEEQWAELDTEQRHAVGLARYEGDVLLELRGRNSAPVGDSFTIRSLALCLFFSKLI, encoded by the exons ATGAAGATGGCTGAGAAAGGGCCAGGTATGGCCACTCTTACATTCACAAGCATCATAGTTTGTGCTGTTTTACTGGCACAAGGATCCCCGGGGAAGACAC GAGGTGGTAAACAGGACCAGAGAGACGCCATTCTTAAGGAGATCATTTCAAAATGGAGTACAGGAAGTGGTTGGAAACCTCAGAAAGCTCCTCCAGAAACAAACCAAGGCCAGTCTGAGTACCCTTGGGTGAGGAATATCATGGGGAGCCTAAAAACACTTGGTCTATTTCCCAGCAAGAACCTGCCTTCATTAAACAAGCCAATTGACAGGCACCGTCTCTCCGGCTTCCTCTACAACATCTCTCTGTACCTCCAAGAGATGGGTGCCGAGCTGGAGGAGGAACCGGCAGAGCCAGACCAGGAACAGCTGTGGGAGAAGGTGCTGCATTACTTTCTCCAGTCTGAAGGGAGTGCGGCGCTGAACCAGTGGAACGGCCGGGTGCCACCCCGACCCAGTGTCAGAGTGCAGGACTGGTTTTTGTCCCTGCGGGGCAGCCCCCACTGGGACGGGCTCCTGGGGCTGATGCAGAGTCTGATCAGTGTATCAGAGCGTCAGCCCCACAGGCCCCTCATAACTTTCTTAACTCAGAACTGGAGGACAGTAAGCGCTGTGTTTGAAGCCACGCTGCAGGCTCTGCTCAGTGGGACCTATGGTCAGGCCAGTGCAGGCCTGCAGGGCTTCATCTGTGCTCTAAAGGGTCGTGGTGACTGCGCCTTCAGTGTAAGCTGGCTTCAGCAGCTGCTGCGTTTCCTAGAAACACGCAACTGGAAGCCTGTGGTCAGTTTACACCCAGCAGGAGAAGGTGCTGAACACAGGAGTGTGTTTGGACGTTTAAGGCCCTTCAGCTTGCCTCCTGAGGCCATGAGGCAGGATGGGTTGTCTAGAAATAAATCTCTGGAAGACTTGATGGCCACAGAGGATGATCTAGACTCCATGCAAAGTTTCCTGCTGCAGGCGTTATCCCGTTCAGGTGGAGGAGAGCGAGGTGGCCAATTTGCACAGAAAAACCTTGCCCTGGTGCAGAGTTTGGATGGGCTGAGGAGGGGACTCCTGCACAGAGTGGGTAGTTCTGTCTATGGTAACCTGAGAAAGAAAGTGTCCCAAGTTACCATGGCGCTGCTTGATGATGTCAGCAGCCTGGTGGACGTGCCACAGCCCAAGGCTCGGGGCCGGTGCTCAGTTG GTGACCTGAGACAACTGATCCTATG GGGAATAAGACATAATGTGACGTGGAACACCCAGGCTTTGGGCGTTAGCTCCCATGGTCTCCCAAGCTCACTCCCATTCCTGTCTTGCCCCTCTACCGAAGCAGATGAACTAAGGTCACGACTATCACCGGCCCACTCATCTCCAAAAACAGGCCCCTCTTCACAAACAATCTCCAAACAAAAACGCCTTCATGACCTCTCTTCCACACCTCACCGCTCCCGCCTCAACCCGCCACTAACAGCGAGAACGACAGAGAGCAacaagcagcagagagagatggagtaCTACACCTCCATAGAAATCCTGGAGGCAGCGTGTAATGAATCCATCCCAGGCTTGACAGGCGTCTCCAACTTCACTGTGTTCCTctactgtaaactgtttgaAGGGGAGAACGGGTCAGTTAATCCTGCAAAGGCCCAGATGGGGCTCGACCTACATGCCACATGCTCTGATGCAGCTTGGTACCTGTCTGCTGCTGAGGAAGACTTCCTTTGGGTTCATGTCTGCAGTGAGTACTTTGCCCATGAATTCAACAACACAGTGTGTGCCAACTCCTCTTTCTGGCTGCAGAGAGCACATCAG GCTGCACTGACAAAGGACTATCATTTTTTTAACCTGACGAGTATAGACGACCTGTGCGTGCAGCTGACGGGTGAGGCAACAGAAAGTCCGGTACTCGATGAGGACTGTCTGGCCCAGTTGGGCAGCAGGTTGCTTAGTGCCCAGGCTTTCAGACACTGCTTCCTGCCCAATAACTCTGTCCTGATCTCAGCTCTGTGCGGGAGTGGGTCCTTTGACTCGCACCAATCCTTGCCAGAGGGTAGCTGGGCTGCCGCGTACTGCTCCAAAATACACAACTTCTCCCATGTTGACACCATTGAGGAGACTTGTCAGTACAGGGTGTGGGCTGTGCATCATTTCACAAACTCCACCCTCCTAGAGCTCTGTGGGCAGACACACGGATTTAGAGAGTACATTTGTCTGAATGCCACACTCTACAATCAGCTGTTAACATCAGTGCCTCAGTTTGCTGATTTCTGTGCTGATCTTCAGGAAGAACTGGAGGGCAGGAAGTGCCTGCTGCAGAGGTTTTTTGACATGCTCCCAGCGCCGTATGAATTTGACACGTCGCGGCTGTGTGTGGACCCGGCTCCAATGCTTGTGGAAGCTCTACACaaaataagtgtgtgtgaggttgAGGGAGGGGAGCGTGAAGGGTTTTTAGTGGCACTGGGATATGTGTTGAGAGTCCTTGACTTCATGGTGGGGCTATCTTCGGGTCTGGACGAGGGGGAAAGAGAGGCAAGACAAGGTTTGGGTCAGGCCATCCTTCTCTCCAGTCTCCTTGACAACACCTCCTGGGCCGCACTGCAGCCAGAAGCCTCCATGAGCGTACTCCACACCGTTGGAGTCTTCCTCCGCAGAGAGCAGAACGCCACTCTCAAAGAGGACCTTCTAAGCTGCTTCAGT CCTGTCTTGTGGGACCTCATCCAGCGGGACGACAACTCATCTGCTCTGAGGTTTCTGCTGCAG GAGTACCTCCAGATGCCAAGAGACAGCATTCGCACTCTAGTGATGTCTGCTGAAAAAGATGATGTTAAAAGATTTCTCTCCCATATGCACCAAAGTTGGGACCAGCTACAAGTTGAAACTGGCCAG gCGTCTCAAAAAGAGTTGCAGGCCATGGAAACAATGACTGCTGCTTTCATCCATAAGTTTCCCCGGGTGACCCCTGAATTGTTTGTGGACCTGTCTCAGTTTATTCCCtacatgtctgtctctgacATCATGAGCTTCCCAGCCTCCCTGATAGTCAACGACAGCGT GTTGACAGCCATTCGTGAACACAGCTCAGGGATGAAGTCGCTGCAGAAAAAGGCCTTTGTAAAAAGACTCCTGCAGTCAAGTGTGGTGGGCGATGTCCCGACGTGGCCACCATACTTCCTCAGTTCCATCCTCCCACTTCTGCCTTACCTCCCAGTCAGTCATTTTCAGCAACTAACATCACAACAG CTAACTCCTCTGGTAGAGTTGCTAGGCAACACTAGTCTGGATGTTGTAAGGGGGCGTCATGTGCTCCGGACTCTCTTCAGCAACAAGATTCTTCCCGGTGATAACATATCAAG GTTAGGAGTCCTTGCATGTTACCTGGATCCGGTGGACCTAGGTTTATTTCTCAAGGACTCAGCTGTGTCCTCGACTCTCTGGCAGCAGCTGGCTCAGTGCATGTCCAAGGGGTTTATCAGTACCAGCGGCAGG CTGTCCACTTGGTTGATACCAGCCATTGAGACCCTGAACATCAGCAGCATGGCTCCCGCAGAGCTGTCTGCCCTCAGTGGTCTGTTACCTCAGTTAGAAGCTTCCTTCCTACTGTCACTCCCCTCGCAGCAACTCCTAGAAGTCCTCTCACAACCAGGATTACACAGATTTTCCCCAGCACAG GCTTTTCAAATGTTATCCAACATTTCAAAGGACACCAAT CTCACCATGGATAAACTGTGCAGACTGAAGCCGTTACTCTCTGGTCTCTTCCCTGCTGTGCTCAAGGACCTCCAGTGGGCTGAGATCAGTGGAGCTGCCCACTGCCAGTGCTggagagcactgctaactgagCTTAAGCCTGGCCATAGAGCCATGCTATACAATGCAATGCAGGAG GCTCTACACAGAGACTTGCAGAGCATCACTCAGCAGGTAAACTGTCTATTACCATTTGTCCCTCTGAGGAAGCTGATAGAAACCTTAAATGAAGAAACCATCCTGAATGATGTCAGCCTGTACAGAGACATTCGCTGGTCGCCACAGCAG GCTCAGCTTTTGTTCAAAAGGAtccacaaatttaaaaacattaccaGCAAGAGTGTTAG AGATCTAGGTCATATTGCCAGTGGAATGAGTTGTGACTTTTTGAGGCTTTGGAGCAACGATACAGATTTCGCAGAACTGCTTCAGTTTGTTAGTGAGCTGCCTGGAGGCATGAGACCTGCTCTG CGGAAATGTATCATAGACGAACTGAGAAAACAACCTGAACTCAACCTCAGTGCATTGAGCTCTGGGTTTGCTGCAACTTTACC AGTGACGATGATAGAGGACCTCTCTAATGCATCTTTCAGAGCCATTCTGGACCACATTCAGGCACACTTTGCTGATTTCCTCAGAATGCCACATTACAAGCAGACTAATTTAGCAGAGAAAGCTGTAACTGAGCTG GGCTCTTCTCAGGCTGAGGGGAAGATTGATGGCACCACCCTGGACTTCCTGGGGCCTTTACTGCCTTTCTTAGACCGGGACAGTTTGGCTCTGGTGGACAGAGGAGCTCTGGCTCTGCGGCTGGAGGAGATGAGAAGTTTCTGCCTTCCTAAAGAGGCTGTGAGAGATATTAGTGCTCTACTTACTCAGAAAGACCTGCTTGG GGAGCCGTCCAAATGGCGCGTTGGGGATGTGGAACTTTTGGACAGGCTGGTGTTTTCTCTTTCAACAAAGCAGATTAACTCCATCCCACTG ACAGTGTTGAACAAAGACACAGTAGAGCAGGTCCTGGTGGGTCAAAGTCACTGGGAGGACAGTGTGGTGGGTGGAGTCTGTGTTACCCATTGTATGGACCAACATCATCAGAGACAGCGGACTCAGAGTCTCATTCGAGGGATTGTTAAAGCACGGAGCAGGAGGGCAAAAG TGCCAGTTCCAAGCTGTGCAGACATCAGAGGGACGTTTCCTTCAGCTTGGACATCCACTCAGCTCAGCCGCATGTCACAGGAGGATCTGAAACAGTGTGTAGAAATTTTTGCCCAGGACACTTCAATGAACCCTGAGCAGCGCCGCGCACTGTGGGGGAAACTCAGACAG TCCTTCAGTCCAGTGAGAGAGCTGAGAGCAGATCAGGTGCTGGCTCTGGGCCCAGTCGTGACTGAGATGGGAGAAAGAGAGCTGCATGATGCCAGTCCCACTGATCTGGGTGTGTTGGCACATTTGGGGACACTGACAGACTGGAGCCCTAAAaag atgaGAGCGGTGATTTTAAGTACTATGCGGAAACGCAAACTAAGAGTGGAGCAGTTAACAACTGTTGATCTGGCAACATGTGGCCATCTGATATGTGGTCTGTACCCCTCAGAGATCAAAAGACTGAACCCGTACAACCTCAG TATGGCGGTCCTTTTCCTGCGGGAGATGTCCCTGCCATGCACAGAGCAGCAGATGGAAGCACTGACAAGCCGTTTGTCCAGACCTGAGGCCTTTGGTCCAGTCAGTGCTTGGGGACCAGAAGTTTTCACTGAAATTGGAACATTTGCAG tGGGCCTGGAGGACATGGTGCTGTCGGCTCTGGTACAAGAACAAATGGAGGGAATCACCCCAGAAGCCATCGCCCTGATGTCTCCAAAAAAGATGGCA GTGGTGTTCAGTGCTGTTCAGATGTCGTGGCTGAGTGCGGAGCAAGCGTGGGCTGTCACCGAGGAGCAGTGGGCAGAGCTGGACACTGAGCAGAGGCACGCTGTCGGCCTCGCTCGATACGAAGGAGACGTCCTGCTGGAGCTTAGAG GGAGAAACTCGGCTCCAGTAGGAGACAGCTTCACTATACGCTCACTGGCTCTGtgcctctttttttcaaaacttatttaa
- the drc4 gene encoding dynein regulatory complex subunit 4 — protein sequence MPPKNKGSSKKPAKAKTPTLIDGLTKEEMSKEQLEEHIVRLREQLDREREERNYFQLERDKIHTFWEITDRQLEEVKAQRKNFDKDIEEAEGRHQVEIKVYKQKMKHLLCEHQNMISELKADGLVSTQVMQKEQEELENQFHEDMFTIRVNMQELNSENLIRELELKHSDEITKTKSIWMKQLAEIETKYKKKMDLLPTELDNMRKNATIEREDHWSSHINTLIEDHDKAFSDAHALVNRMQQDLDVSDSLKAQIEELNMKQKEKEKELVRLLQENKSLAEMLSKVVDESAENEKKIKYYATKKDAKERVKKKELDDLKLDHETLEQQFSKLQLERDELYTTFTQNIQKVQRKADLKNTQLERKLKDLTDVLEKTQAQLFSVLSASNMDQTALDGVTKKIEENLDSSNKSIKNLQYKKAQISQARKDLLLTYGAKQRASGVPAEELFVKPFESSLAGKIL from the exons CTGGAAGAGCACATTGTGCGGCTTCGAGAGCAGctggacagagagagggaagagagaaacTACTTTCAGCTGGAGAGGGATAAGATCCATACCTTTTGGGAGATCACAGATCGACAATTGGAGGAGGTCAAGGCTCAAAGGAAAAACTTTGATAAGGACATTGAAGAGGCTGAGGGGCGTCACCAAGTTGAGATCAAA GTGTATAAACAGAAGATGAAGCATCTCCTGTGTGAGCACCAGAACATGATCTCTGAGTTGAAAGCAGACGGGTTAGTCTCCACTCAGGTGATGCAGAAAGAACAAGAAGAATTAGAGAATCAGTTTCATGAGGACATGTTCACCATCAGGGTCAACATGCAGGAGCTCAACAGTGAAAACCTTATCAGGGAGCTTGAACTG AAACATAGTGATGAAATTACTAAAACAAAGAGCATCTGGATGAAGCAACTCGCAG AAATCGAAACCAAGTATAAGAAGAAGATGGATTTGCTGCCAACAGAGCTggacaacatgagaaaaaaTGCGACCATTGAGAGAGAGGATCATTGGAGCAGCCACATCAATACTCTTATAGAAGACCACGACAAAGCGTTCAGTGATGCTCATGCACTTGTTAATCGCATGCAACAGGATTTGGATGTGAGCGATTCACTCAAG GCACAAATTGAAGAGTTGAACATGAAACagaaggagaaggaaaaggaaCTGGTTCGTCTTTTGCAGGAGAACAAAAGTCTTGCCGAGATGCTCTCAAAAGTCGTTGACGAAAGTgctgaaaatgagaagaaaattAAATACTACGCAACTAAAAag GATGCCAaagaaagggtaaaaaaaaaggaactggaTGATCTGAAATTGGACCACGAGACACTGGAACAGCAATTCAGCAAG CTTCAGCTGGAAAGGGACGAACTGTACACGACGTTCACTCAGAACATTCAGAAGGTGCAGCGTAAAGCAGATTTGAAGAACACACAGCTGGAAAGGAAGTTGAAGGACCTGACAGACGTCCTGGAGAAGACGCAGGCTCAGCTTTTCTCGGTGCTTTCGGCCTCTAACATGGACCAAACTGCTCTTGATGGGGTCACTAAGAAAATTGAG gaGAATCTTGATTCCAGTAACAAATCCATCAAGAACTTGCAGTATAAAAAAGCTCAGATTTCCCAG GCCCGTAAGGATTTGCTGCTGACCTACGGAGCAAAGCAAAGGGCTTCTGGTGTCCCTGCGGAGGAGCTTtttgtaaagccctttgagaGCAGTCTCGCTGGGAAAATTCTCTAA